One window of Chitinispirillales bacterium ANBcel5 genomic DNA carries:
- a CDS encoding RNA-binding protein has translation MNIYVGNLSYESTEDEVRSLFQEYGDVSNVSLIKDKFTGRAKGFGFVEMPNNEEAAQAVEALSNQEVKGRKLTVNEAKPRQSRPPRH, from the coding sequence ATGAATATCTACGTTGGAAATCTCTCCTATGAGAGTACTGAGGATGAAGTCAGGTCGCTATTTCAGGAATACGGTGATGTTTCAAATGTTAGTCTGATTAAGGACAAATTCACAGGCCGGGCCAAGGGGTTTGGATTTGTAGAGATGCCCAATAATGAAGAAGCCGCACAGGCAGTGGAGGCGCTTTCAAATCAGGAGGTTAAAGGCCGTAAGCTTACGGTCAATGAAGCTAAGCCACGTCAGAGCAGACCACCACGGCACTAA
- a CDS encoding Hsp20/alpha crystallin family protein yields the protein MAEQSKREQTPVHSSTAEQLVSAENSFSPDATIFDNKEALVLSMDIPGVHKGDVNVEVDENNILTVRAKCSMSEPEAEAAVKEFEPGNFFRSFTLSNEFQIDRITGKLDNGVLEIIIPRKEDVKPRRIQISA from the coding sequence ATGGCCGAACAGTCCAAAAGAGAGCAAACTCCAGTTCATAGTTCCACTGCTGAGCAGCTTGTCTCCGCAGAAAATTCCTTTTCTCCCGACGCAACTATTTTCGATAACAAGGAAGCCTTAGTTCTCTCTATGGATATTCCCGGAGTACATAAGGGGGATGTAAATGTTGAAGTGGATGAAAACAACATCCTGACAGTCAGAGCCAAATGCTCAATGAGTGAACCTGAAGCTGAAGCAGCAGTTAAAGAGTTTGAACCTGGTAATTTCTTCAGATCTTTTACCTTGAGTAACGAGTTTCAAATCGACAGGATAACAGGAAAACTGGATAACGGGGTGCTTGAAATTATCATTCCACGCAAAGAGGATGTGAAACCAAGAAGAATACAGATCAGTGCCTGA
- a CDS encoding prepilin-type N-terminal cleavage/methylation domain-containing protein has protein sequence MNTGNNRGSSMVEVIVAMFILALLITGLNASVVHLVNSNLASKEISEATAMGNKILERLRREEYGNVVSGFDTIDDKFIRSWTVTDESHLRRVQLHVEWPSMGGRRQISMSTIISRP, from the coding sequence ATGAATACAGGGAATAATCGTGGAAGTTCGATGGTGGAAGTAATTGTGGCGATGTTTATTCTTGCGCTACTTATTACAGGACTTAATGCCAGTGTGGTTCATCTTGTAAATTCAAACCTTGCTTCTAAAGAGATATCAGAGGCAACAGCAATGGGAAATAAGATTCTCGAACGGTTACGCCGGGAAGAGTATGGCAATGTAGTCAGTGGTTTCGATACAATTGATGATAAGTTTATTAGAAGCTGGACTGTTACTGATGAATCTCATCTCAGAAGAGTACAGCTACATGTCGAATGGCCAAGCATGGGTGGAAGAAGACAGATCTCCATGTCAACAATAATATCCAGGCCCTGA
- a CDS encoding prepilin-type N-terminal cleavage/methylation domain-containing protein, whose translation MCRAGNNRGITILELIISMFISSVVISGAYRLYNDLSKRMDHEAESALVYTDLITVSSMIERDFRVAGYNLPGNGIKKRDENGIAELLIFTNQQNVRTAAASQTQAGERTISLHNTDGFSVGDWICITAMASPEYHQISAVGTTGTITIEQGVSGTVPAGSLVYKADGVRYYIDEEREALFREMKGNSYLVSNRIEVLELVAKDTDGQIITGDFSQTRAVSISLGSVIRSAGTERLVTESTEVNIRNVNL comes from the coding sequence ATGTGCCGCGCTGGCAATAATAGAGGAATAACTATCCTTGAACTGATTATTTCTATGTTTATCTCTTCTGTTGTGATATCGGGAGCGTACAGACTGTATAACGATCTTTCAAAGCGAATGGACCATGAGGCTGAGAGCGCTTTAGTCTATACTGATCTTATTACAGTAAGCTCGATGATTGAAAGAGATTTCAGAGTCGCGGGATATAATCTTCCGGGCAATGGAATAAAGAAACGGGATGAAAACGGAATCGCAGAACTGTTGATATTCACCAACCAACAAAATGTCCGTACTGCCGCAGCTTCACAGACTCAGGCTGGAGAGAGAACCATTTCACTGCACAACACGGATGGGTTTTCAGTGGGGGATTGGATCTGTATAACCGCTATGGCATCTCCTGAATATCATCAAATCAGCGCGGTTGGTACTACGGGGACTATTACAATCGAACAGGGAGTATCCGGCACTGTACCAGCAGGCTCTCTGGTGTACAAAGCAGATGGTGTGCGTTATTATATCGATGAGGAGCGTGAGGCGCTGTTTAGGGAGATGAAAGGTAACTCCTACCTGGTAAGTAACAGAATAGAGGTGCTTGAGTTAGTGGCAAAAGATACCGATGGACAAATAATTACCGGCGATTTTTCACAAACCAGGGCCGTGAGCATTTCACTTGGTAGTGTTATCAGAAGTGCCGGTACAGAACGCCTGGTTACCGAAAGCACAGAAGTAAATATTCGCAATGTAAACTTATAG
- a CDS encoding response regulator, translating to MIKENLFHLLKETVQVLIVEDNSSSFELVENVLGTTSIYRIEWAKTASAAARRLGAKQKFHICLLDLGMSDVDGDEFFLIRRYSAEFPILVFTASDSPGKGADSVLLGAKAVIEKKTPFDTFQFLKTINYWSLISLINNEYGVKRGTTLEFATKVLLEKKPCSVTQWADQMRITDRQLRNLWATAPGFGAKSVLNLFHLYSNIFQAVEEQFIGNDLTLGENKALLQKAFEFFAAHPDQLSSMLA from the coding sequence ATGATTAAGGAAAATCTTTTTCACCTCTTAAAGGAAACTGTTCAGGTACTTATTGTTGAAGATAACAGCTCCTCTTTTGAGCTGGTGGAAAACGTTCTGGGCACAACGTCAATATATAGAATAGAGTGGGCTAAAACAGCATCTGCTGCCGCCAGGCGCCTTGGCGCAAAGCAAAAATTCCATATCTGCCTGCTGGATCTTGGGATGAGTGATGTGGATGGGGATGAATTTTTCCTGATCAGGCGCTACAGTGCGGAGTTCCCCATACTTGTTTTTACCGCTTCCGATTCACCGGGCAAGGGCGCGGATAGTGTTTTGCTGGGGGCAAAAGCGGTGATAGAAAAAAAGACTCCCTTCGATACCTTTCAGTTTCTTAAGACAATAAATTACTGGTCCCTTATAAGTCTCATCAATAATGAATACGGGGTAAAAAGAGGCACAACACTTGAATTTGCCACCAAAGTACTTTTGGAAAAAAAGCCATGTAGTGTTACCCAATGGGCCGATCAGATGCGCATAACCGATCGTCAGTTACGCAACCTGTGGGCAACTGCGCCTGGGTTTGGGGCAAAGTCGGTGCTTAACCTTTTTCACCTGTATTCTAATATCTTTCAAGCGGTTGAAGAACAGTTTATTGGAAACGATCTTACTTTAGGTGAAAACAAAGCGCTGCTACAAAAAGCCTTTGAGTTTTTTGCCGCTCACCCAGACCAGCTTTCCTCTATGCTCGCCTGA
- the rpe gene encoding ribulose-phosphate 3-epimerase encodes MVSKKIEIAPSILSADFRNLEREVKAAQDAGADRIHCDVMDGHFVPNITFGPLVIEAVKKCVSIPLDVHLMISDPQKYVRDFCSAGSDVLMFHAEAVDDIAPVLQNIKKQGVKTGITVNPDYPVDLFIDELDKIDQVLIMSVYAGFGGQKFMPEMKHKVKKVYTEVQKRDITIDIEVDGGVNGNSAEECALSGANVLVAGSYVFGSGEYQKRISELRELALKGREKLQV; translated from the coding sequence ATGGTATCAAAGAAAATTGAAATCGCTCCATCAATTCTTTCTGCGGATTTTAGAAATCTGGAGCGTGAGGTAAAGGCCGCGCAGGATGCGGGGGCAGACAGAATACACTGCGATGTGATGGATGGACATTTTGTCCCAAATATTACTTTCGGACCACTGGTTATAGAGGCGGTTAAAAAGTGTGTTTCGATACCTCTGGATGTGCATCTGATGATTTCTGATCCCCAAAAATATGTGCGGGATTTCTGCAGCGCAGGGTCAGATGTTCTTATGTTTCATGCTGAAGCGGTCGATGATATTGCACCAGTACTTCAGAATATAAAAAAGCAGGGAGTAAAAACAGGGATAACGGTGAACCCCGACTACCCGGTTGATCTTTTTATCGATGAGTTGGATAAGATCGATCAGGTGCTCATAATGTCGGTGTATGCCGGGTTTGGGGGACAGAAATTTATGCCCGAAATGAAGCACAAGGTTAAAAAAGTGTATACTGAGGTACAAAAAAGAGATATAACTATAGATATAGAGGTTGATGGCGGAGTTAATGGCAACAGTGCTGAAGAGTGTGCTCTCAGTGGAGCAAATGTGCTGGTGGCCGGAAGTTATGTGTTTGGAAGTGGTGAGTACCAAAAGCGTATCAGTGAGCTTAGGGAACTTGCTTTAAAGGGCAGAGAGAAATTACAGGTTTAA
- a CDS encoding SDR family NAD(P)-dependent oxidoreductase, whose translation MVDIRNKWALITGASRGVGKEVAKAMAQKGCNLIVHSRNTSSTDALAAELSKSGITVHQLSAELEDVTQVRELGEKAQSLSGGLDILYNNAAIMTQYHTDIYGAKEDEFVQSFTINTIAPIILCNMIIPSMVKRGFGRVVNVTSGIQDQPQLMPYAASKAALNKYVYDMAVHLEGSGVLMNLLDPGWLRTDLGGPKAPNAVESVIPGALVPVLLDDTTCGKFFCAQDYAEN comes from the coding sequence ATGGTAGACATACGTAATAAATGGGCGTTAATTACAGGAGCCAGTCGGGGTGTGGGAAAAGAGGTCGCTAAAGCTATGGCCCAAAAAGGGTGTAATCTGATCGTGCACAGCAGAAACACCAGTAGCACCGATGCACTTGCTGCTGAGCTTTCCAAATCCGGCATAACAGTTCATCAACTCAGCGCTGAGCTTGAAGATGTAACACAGGTCAGGGAGCTTGGAGAAAAAGCACAGTCACTGTCCGGTGGTTTGGATATTCTCTATAATAACGCTGCTATAATGACTCAGTATCATACCGATATTTATGGAGCAAAAGAGGATGAGTTTGTACAAAGTTTTACTATTAATACCATCGCGCCTATCATTCTTTGCAATATGATTATCCCTTCTATGGTTAAACGTGGTTTTGGCAGAGTGGTAAATGTAACTTCAGGAATACAGGATCAGCCCCAGCTAATGCCCTATGCTGCATCAAAAGCTGCTTTAAATAAATATGTATACGATATGGCTGTTCACCTTGAGGGCTCAGGGGTGCTTATGAACCTTCTTGATCCCGGATGGCTCAGGACCGATTTAGGTGGCCCCAAGGCTCCCAATGCCGTTGAATCGGTTATCCCCGGTGCTTTGGTACCCGTACTTTTAGACGATACAACCTGCGGAAAGTTTTTCTGCGCACAAGACTACGCGGAAAACTAA
- a CDS encoding S41 family peptidase has protein sequence MVLSALLLPLLLLLACDNPVYNGPLDLTEHQSVWQYLKVYSYYQDRVPESPLDYPAPESLLNAVGDQYTHYKPLRSPWLPKRVSSMALDTLNWEALSDSTVVIRIQNFRSDTKIRFERILPSIGPYPNIVVDLRNNRGGDLNPTEAIIEDLLPANIPFMIIEERKYNKEKMVGETVIDTLRSTRGAHRALANKRFSVLMNGMSASASELLIAALKEGTGAKLVGETTYGKARGQVIIPRGDRDSLQITYSAFRGISPRIGDYNSIGIVPDTIPEAIKTLGEAIYSEDSRNLFYAARILDSSIGPQQFMGRGTFKRAYSTNPAVMYKITPPDPLK, from the coding sequence ATGGTGCTATCGGCGTTACTGTTACCGCTGCTACTTCTGCTTGCCTGCGACAATCCTGTGTATAACGGGCCATTGGATCTCACCGAGCATCAGAGTGTATGGCAGTATCTCAAAGTGTATAGCTACTATCAGGATCGTGTTCCTGAGTCGCCCCTTGATTACCCCGCTCCTGAATCATTACTGAATGCTGTGGGTGATCAGTACACCCATTATAAACCACTCAGAAGCCCCTGGTTACCCAAACGAGTCTCCTCCATGGCTCTGGATACCCTAAACTGGGAGGCGTTGTCTGATTCCACCGTGGTTATAAGGATTCAAAACTTCAGGTCCGATACCAAAATCAGATTTGAAAGAATACTGCCCTCAATAGGGCCATACCCAAACATCGTGGTTGATCTGAGAAACAACAGGGGCGGTGATCTCAACCCGACCGAAGCAATAATCGAGGACCTTTTGCCGGCTAATATCCCTTTTATGATTATTGAGGAGCGAAAGTACAATAAAGAAAAAATGGTCGGTGAAACAGTTATCGATACCCTCAGGAGCACACGAGGCGCTCACCGTGCCCTTGCCAATAAACGATTTTCTGTGTTAATGAACGGAATGTCCGCCAGTGCTTCAGAGTTGCTTATCGCGGCGCTGAAAGAGGGCACAGGTGCGAAGTTAGTGGGAGAAACCACCTATGGTAAGGCCAGGGGGCAGGTGATAATTCCTCGCGGAGACAGGGATTCTTTGCAGATAACCTATTCCGCGTTTCGAGGTATTTCCCCTAGGATCGGTGATTATAACAGTATAGGAATCGTTCCTGACACAATCCCTGAAGCTATTAAAACCCTGGGGGAAGCAATATATTCTGAAGACTCCCGAAACCTTTTTTATGCTGCCAGAATTCTGGACTCATCCATCGGGCCGCAGCAGTTTATGGGGAGGGGGACTTTTAAACGGGCTTACAGCACAAACCCTGCGGTAATGTACAAGATCACCCCGCCCGATCCTCTTAAGTAG
- a CDS encoding Hsp20/alpha crystallin family protein produces MQWPRDPFRELERIRGEMDRMFSRVPFFGSTQSQFPLVNLYENADTITILAEVPGVKKEEIDINMQESYLILTGKRETPSYGRAEILRKEQPEGSFEKRIRIPVAIKHDQIKASYKDGVLSITLPKSEEAKPKQITIETE; encoded by the coding sequence ATGCAGTGGCCAAGAGATCCATTCCGGGAGCTTGAAAGAATCAGAGGTGAAATGGACCGAATGTTTTCACGGGTTCCGTTTTTCGGATCAACACAATCCCAGTTCCCTCTGGTTAACTTATATGAAAACGCCGATACCATCACTATCCTTGCAGAAGTACCCGGGGTTAAAAAAGAGGAGATCGATATAAATATGCAGGAGTCCTATCTTATTCTCACCGGGAAACGAGAAACGCCCTCCTATGGCAGAGCGGAAATTCTCAGAAAAGAGCAGCCTGAAGGGAGTTTTGAAAAGAGGATACGGATTCCGGTTGCCATTAAACATGATCAGATTAAAGCCTCCTATAAAGATGGTGTGTTATCAATTACACTGCCAAAATCAGAAGAAGCAAAACCTAAACAGATTACTATCGAAACGGAATAA
- a CDS encoding Hsp20/alpha crystallin family protein encodes MNLPGLRKRGKPDVPSLAEWFNRPFGSITDFLERPLEQIWQETTPAVDISENDNEVTVRAEVPGMDSKDLTLLYSQGTLTIKGERQERKEKKEKESSYEESRYGSFRRDIPLGENLRFEDAKASCKNGVLRVSIPKKEKGPKGGKKIDIE; translated from the coding sequence ATGAATCTACCAGGCTTAAGAAAAAGGGGCAAACCTGATGTACCATCACTGGCAGAATGGTTCAATCGCCCCTTTGGCTCCATAACCGATTTTCTCGAACGACCCCTTGAGCAGATATGGCAGGAGACGACCCCGGCTGTGGACATTTCTGAAAACGATAACGAAGTCACCGTTCGTGCTGAAGTACCGGGGATGGATTCAAAAGATCTTACATTGCTCTACTCTCAGGGCACACTTACCATAAAGGGTGAGAGACAGGAGAGAAAAGAGAAAAAAGAGAAAGAATCCTCATATGAAGAGAGTCGCTATGGATCGTTTCGTCGAGATATACCTCTTGGTGAAAACCTCAGGTTTGAAGATGCGAAAGCGTCATGTAAAAACGGGGTGCTACGAGTCTCTATTCCCAAAAAAGAGAAAGGGCCCAAGGGGGGCAAAAAAATAGATATAGAGTGA
- a CDS encoding NAD(P)/FAD-dependent oxidoreductase: MERYDLLVIGSGSAGSAAAQICRQKGWSVAIADKRPFGGTCSLRGCNPKRLMAGVAEVAERSRLLATKGIKEPASVDWEAMMHFKHHMTSGIPQFNEKLFKKLLIDTVHGSASFLSENRVKVGDREIEAQNIVIATGSKPAALTIEGSEHIITSDQFLELERFPSSVVFIGGGYISFEFAHIAAMAGAKVYVVESAARPLIAFDQDIVKLFIDACQSFGIEVLPNTSVESIVKGRQGEYVVSLENSTIECGLVVHGAGRVPETDELQLKNARIETDKGGIITNTFLQSKTNRSVYIAGDVNPRGIKLTTVAAMEGRTAAYNMLYGNTTIPDYSAVASIVFSFPQIASAGLTEREAQEQGIDYQVVFQNTSKKHITRRLGMSHSAYKLLLDSNGHHLLGAHLLGYNCDEVINCFLLAIKSHVGVKALKDMNWSFPSVTYDSIQRI, from the coding sequence TTGGAAAGATACGATCTGCTAGTGATTGGAAGTGGTAGTGCGGGTAGTGCAGCAGCACAGATTTGTCGTCAAAAGGGGTGGAGTGTCGCGATTGCAGATAAGCGCCCCTTTGGCGGGACGTGTTCTCTGAGAGGCTGCAATCCCAAGCGTCTTATGGCCGGTGTGGCTGAAGTGGCAGAGCGTTCACGGTTATTAGCCACTAAAGGAATCAAAGAGCCTGCCTCAGTGGACTGGGAAGCGATGATGCACTTTAAACATCACATGACCAGTGGCATACCACAGTTTAATGAAAAGCTTTTTAAAAAACTTCTTATCGACACCGTGCATGGCAGTGCCTCTTTTCTCTCAGAAAACCGGGTCAAAGTGGGAGACAGGGAGATTGAAGCTCAAAACATTGTCATAGCGACGGGCTCCAAACCCGCGGCGCTTACCATTGAGGGCTCAGAGCATATCATCACCAGTGATCAGTTTCTTGAGCTGGAACGTTTTCCCTCCTCGGTAGTATTTATAGGAGGAGGATATATATCGTTTGAATTCGCACACATCGCGGCCATGGCCGGAGCGAAGGTGTATGTAGTTGAAAGTGCTGCACGGCCGCTTATTGCCTTTGATCAGGATATCGTAAAGCTGTTTATTGATGCATGCCAAAGTTTTGGAATAGAAGTGTTGCCAAATACCTCTGTAGAGAGCATAGTGAAGGGGCGGCAGGGAGAGTATGTGGTTTCCCTTGAAAACAGCACCATAGAGTGTGGGTTGGTGGTGCATGGGGCGGGAAGAGTACCAGAGACTGATGAGCTGCAGCTTAAAAACGCGCGCATCGAAACAGATAAAGGGGGTATTATCACCAATACGTTTCTTCAAAGCAAAACCAACCGCTCTGTTTATATTGCCGGTGATGTTAACCCCCGAGGCATAAAATTAACCACTGTCGCTGCAATGGAAGGGCGTACAGCGGCCTATAACATGCTCTACGGCAACACCACCATACCCGATTACAGCGCTGTTGCAAGTATTGTTTTCTCGTTTCCTCAAATTGCATCAGCGGGACTCACTGAAAGGGAGGCACAGGAGCAGGGAATCGACTATCAGGTGGTGTTTCAAAACACCTCAAAAAAACATATAACACGGCGTTTGGGGATGAGTCATTCTGCTTACAAGCTGCTTTTAGATTCCAATGGCCATCACCTTCTTGGCGCTCACCTGCTGGGGTACAACTGTGATGAGGTGATAAACTGTTTTCTATTGGCGATAAAGAGCCATGTGGGTGTAAAAGCGCTTAAAGATATGAACTGGAGTTTTCCATCAGTTACCTACGATTCGATACAGCGGATTTGA
- a CDS encoding DUF2807 domain-containing protein, with the protein MDRKILSLLFISPVIFILSCAMPTIYGSGNSKEISYAIAEFNSLYVSDGCKVTLVQSDTHFVTVTIDENIERFVQVETINGELKLSLRAGWEYNRVQFSAHIGVPDLEYIKATEFAQIHLQAPPFSERPLSIDLSSYSQMSGSISARDITVHLSGRSKLELRGKAHTLTVTGRNSSKASLFNLNTHNSSIILRDNSVAEIVSSGVISGFLSDQSTLYYRGHVDSLERQGASRLIEAGGL; encoded by the coding sequence ATGGATAGGAAGATCCTTTCACTGCTTTTTATCTCTCCTGTGATTTTTATACTCAGCTGCGCAATGCCTACCATTTATGGTAGCGGCAACAGCAAAGAGATTAGTTATGCAATTGCGGAGTTTAACTCCTTATATGTGAGTGATGGTTGTAAGGTAACCCTCGTTCAATCAGACACGCATTTTGTAACCGTAACAATTGATGAAAACATTGAGCGCTTTGTTCAGGTCGAAACGATCAATGGCGAACTGAAGCTAAGTCTCAGAGCGGGATGGGAGTATAACAGGGTACAGTTTAGTGCACACATTGGAGTACCGGATCTGGAATACATCAAGGCAACCGAGTTTGCTCAAATTCATTTACAGGCCCCCCCCTTTTCTGAGCGGCCACTCAGTATCGATCTCTCTTCCTACAGCCAGATGTCTGGCTCTATTAGCGCAAGAGACATTACAGTACACCTTTCAGGGCGGAGTAAACTTGAACTAAGAGGGAAAGCTCATACTCTTACTGTAACGGGCAGAAATTCAAGTAAGGCATCGCTTTTTAACCTCAATACACACAACAGCTCTATAATTCTCAGAGATAACAGTGTAGCAGAGATAGTTAGTTCAGGAGTGATCAGTGGTTTTCTCTCTGACCAGTCTACTCTTTACTACAGAGGGCATGTGGATTCGCTCGAGCGACAAGGTGCTTCACGTCTTATTGAAGCAGGAGGTCTGTAA
- a CDS encoding iron-containing alcohol dehydrogenase, whose translation MENFVFQNRTKIIFGRDSDSEVGAEVKAYADKVLLHYGSSRIKDSGLFSRVSESLKAAGVSFVELGGVEPNPRLSLVKEGITMCRENGIEFILAVGGGSVIDSAKAIAIGVPYEGDVWDFYDGKAAPQKALDVATILTIPAAGSEASPASVITNTDGDLKRGAASELLRPVFSILNPELTFSLPPYQTACGAADILVHVFERYFTNTTNVELTDRLCEAVMKTVIENVTVCLSDPLNYNARAEVMWAGTVAHNDLVGTGRAQDWGSHQIEHEISGIYDVAHGAGLAAVVPAWMKTVYKTNIARFVQFASRVWNVEINFQDQEKTALEGIKRTEQFFSSIGLPVTLGEMDIDDKRLEEMADKCTDGGKGCAGNFVKIDKNGVLEILKTAL comes from the coding sequence ATGGAAAATTTTGTATTCCAAAACAGAACTAAGATCATTTTCGGTCGCGACAGTGACTCTGAAGTTGGAGCGGAAGTTAAAGCGTATGCCGATAAGGTGCTCCTTCACTACGGAAGTTCAAGAATTAAAGACAGCGGTCTTTTCAGTCGCGTGAGCGAATCACTCAAAGCTGCCGGGGTAAGTTTTGTGGAGCTCGGTGGGGTTGAGCCCAACCCGCGTCTTAGCCTGGTAAAAGAGGGAATAACGATGTGCCGGGAAAATGGAATTGAGTTCATTTTGGCCGTTGGGGGCGGCAGTGTTATCGATTCTGCAAAGGCTATTGCTATTGGTGTCCCTTATGAGGGTGATGTGTGGGATTTTTATGACGGTAAAGCTGCGCCACAGAAAGCGTTGGATGTTGCCACCATACTTACCATTCCCGCAGCAGGAAGTGAAGCAAGTCCTGCATCGGTTATCACCAACACCGATGGTGATCTTAAACGTGGTGCGGCAAGCGAGCTGCTTCGACCAGTGTTTTCAATCCTTAACCCTGAACTGACCTTTTCACTTCCTCCCTACCAGACCGCCTGTGGTGCTGCAGATATTTTAGTTCATGTGTTTGAGCGCTATTTCACCAATACCACCAATGTGGAACTTACAGACCGGCTCTGTGAAGCGGTGATGAAGACCGTTATTGAAAATGTGACTGTATGTCTCAGTGATCCTCTAAACTATAATGCACGGGCAGAAGTGATGTGGGCTGGTACGGTTGCGCATAATGACCTCGTTGGGACCGGACGAGCCCAGGACTGGGGATCCCATCAGATCGAACACGAAATTAGCGGTATCTACGATGTGGCCCATGGAGCCGGCCTGGCAGCGGTTGTTCCTGCATGGATGAAAACTGTGTACAAAACCAACATTGCACGTTTCGTACAGTTTGCTTCAAGGGTTTGGAATGTAGAGATCAATTTTCAGGACCAGGAAAAGACTGCTCTTGAAGGCATAAAAAGAACTGAACAGTTTTTCTCCTCCATTGGATTGCCGGTTACTCTCGGTGAAATGGATATCGATGATAAGCGTCTGGAGGAGATGGCTGATAAATGCACCGATGGTGGAAAGGGCTGTGCAGGAAATTTTGTCAAAATCGATAAAAATGGAGTATTAGAGATTCTTAAAACCGCATTATAA
- a CDS encoding class I SAM-dependent RNA methyltransferase produces the protein MKQTVTIEKVVYGGEGLARTDSGVIFVPDTITGDVVRVIASERRNGVHKATRTSLLEPSPHRRDALCPHFGECGGCNWQFVDYSYQRETKKEIFLDCMRRIGRIKQVLNPESIAASELGYRIRAQIKVDCETQRFGFFRKKSNEIVSVQHCPLLSEQLNRVLLHIHKTSGAGLTGHKSIKVLGQSSKMIASDPVIDRLTCGSTTIRVGEKRFCVQGNSFFQSNGYLLKELGTWAAPHLSSTRCLDLFGGCGFFSIMLSECFKEGILVENVGSQVELARSNFRNNDLSHIRGYVADVEKGPAMAELKKYNPDLVIVDPPRPGLTRKARQWVSDLSPHTLLYISCNPSTLARDAGFLVNKAGYSIHKSAVFDLYPNTSHLESALILRK, from the coding sequence TTGAAGCAAACAGTTACGATCGAAAAAGTTGTGTATGGTGGTGAAGGGCTTGCGCGCACCGATAGTGGTGTGATCTTTGTTCCGGATACCATTACCGGTGATGTTGTGAGGGTGATCGCTTCGGAGCGCAGAAACGGGGTTCATAAGGCAACCCGTACTTCACTGCTGGAACCATCCCCGCACAGAAGAGATGCGCTGTGCCCCCATTTTGGTGAATGTGGAGGGTGTAACTGGCAATTTGTGGACTACTCCTATCAGCGTGAGACCAAAAAAGAGATTTTTTTAGACTGTATGCGCCGAATCGGGAGAATCAAACAGGTGCTTAACCCAGAGAGTATTGCTGCTTCAGAGCTTGGCTATAGAATCAGGGCTCAGATAAAAGTGGATTGTGAGACGCAAAGGTTTGGGTTTTTTAGAAAAAAGAGTAATGAAATTGTTTCAGTACAACACTGCCCCCTGCTTAGTGAACAGCTAAATAGAGTGCTTTTGCATATACATAAGACTTCAGGCGCCGGGTTAACGGGCCACAAAAGCATCAAGGTGCTGGGGCAGAGTTCAAAAATGATAGCATCTGATCCTGTTATAGATCGCCTCACGTGTGGTTCAACTACCATTAGAGTCGGTGAGAAACGGTTTTGTGTACAGGGTAACAGCTTTTTTCAGAGTAATGGTTATCTTCTAAAGGAGCTTGGGACCTGGGCTGCCCCTCATTTATCCTCAACGAGGTGCCTTGATCTTTTTGGGGGCTGCGGTTTTTTCTCCATTATGCTCTCAGAGTGTTTTAAAGAGGGGATTTTGGTTGAGAATGTTGGGTCTCAGGTTGAGCTGGCCAGGAGCAACTTTAGAAATAATGATCTGAGCCATATCCGGGGCTATGTTGCTGATGTAGAGAAGGGGCCGGCAATGGCCGAACTAAAAAAGTATAACCCCGATCTGGTTATTGTTGATCCACCCAGGCCCGGTCTTACCAGAAAAGCTCGTCAATGGGTTTCAGATCTTTCTCCCCACACGCTACTGTACATATCCTGTAATCCTTCCACACTGGCCAGAGATGCCGGGTTTTTGGTGAATAAAGCTGGCTACTCTATCCACAAATCAGCTGTTTTTGACCTCTACCCCAATACCTCTCACCTTGAGTCAGCTCTGATACTACGCAAATAG